From the genome of Thermaerobacter marianensis DSM 12885:
GGCCGTGGCCGTGGTCGTCGACCGTTCCGCCAGCATGGAACCGGCCCTGGACCAGGTGACGGCCGCCGTCAACCACCTGCTCGCGGCCTCGGCCGGCTCCGGCCTGGGCGGCCACGGGGTGCAGGTGGCCGTCATTTCTGCGGGCGCCGCCGCGGACGTGGAACGCTCGCCCGCTCCCTTGCCCCAGCCCCCGCTGGCCCCGTGGTCAACCCCGGCCCGCCGGGAGGCCACGGACCTCGCCGCGGCCCTGCGCCTGGCCGCGGGCACCCTGCCGCCCGACCACCGCCGCCGGGTGGTGCTGATCAGCGACGGCCGCGCGACCCAAGGCGACGCCGTGGCGGAAGCCCGCGCCCTGGCGGCGGCCGGGATCGTCCTGGACACGGTGGTCATCACCCCCCAGCCCGGCCCGGACCTGGCGGTCACCGGCGTCAAGGCACCGGCCACCGCCCGCCCCAATCGTCCCGTGGCCGTGGAGGTGACGGTCCGCGCCAGCCAGCCCGGCCCGGCCCGGCTGCACCTCCTGGCCGGGGACGAAGCCGTGGCCAGCCAGGCCGTCCAACTGGCCGCCGGGGAGAACCGGTTCATCCTGACCGCCACGCCCCGCCGGCCCGGTACCTGGGCGTTGCGGGCGGTGGTGGAACCCGTCGCCCCGGCGGTGGACGGGGAGCCGGCCAACAACAGCTACGACGCCCTGGTGGAAGTGGAGGGCACGCGACCCGTCCTGGTCTTGAGCCCCGAGCCGGACTCCGCCCTGGCCCGCGTGCTCCGAGCCCAGGGCATCCCCGTGGAGAGCCGGACCCCCGCCCAGCGCCCCGCCGACCTGGCGGGGTGGAGCCGGTACGGCGCCGTCGTCCTGGAGAACGTGCCCGCCCACCAGCTGGGCGAAGACGCCATGGCCGACCTGGAGCGGTTCGTCCGGGATCTGGGCGGCGGGCTGGTGATGGCCGGGCTGCCCGACACCTTCGGCCCGGGCGGCTACACCGGCACGCCGGTGGAGCGGGCGCTGCCCGTCGACACCGACCTGCGCTCGCGGAAGAACCTGCCCACCGTGGCCCTGGCCCTGGTCATCGACCGTTCCGGGAGCATGGAGGGGGTCAAGTTGGAGATGGCGGTGGAAGCCGCCCGGCGGGTGGCCCAGCTCCTGACGCCGGCCGACCGGCTGGGGGTGATCCTCTTCGACACGCAGGCGTACGTGACGCGGCCCATAGAGCCTGTGGACAGCGCCGGCCAGGTGGAGGCGGCGTTCCCGTCCGTGGCCGGCGGGGGAACGTCGCTGGGGGTGGGGTTGGAAGCCGCCTTGCACCTCATGAAGGACGTCCGGGCGGACGTGCGGCACGTGATCGCCTTGACGGATGGGGTCTCCGAGCCCTTCGACGTGGCGGGCACGGCCCGCGCCTTTCACGAGCAAGGGATCACCGTCTCCGCCGTGGCCATTGGCGCCGATGCCGACACGACCACCCTGGGCTGGCTGGCGCAGGAAGGCGGTGGCCAGCTGTACGTCGCCGCCGACCCCGGCCAGATTCCCTCCCTCATCACCCGGGACACGGCGCTCTCCACGAGGCAGTTCATCGTGGACCGCCCCTTCCTCCCGGTGGTCACGGCCTCCCCTGCGCCCGGCGGGCCGGGGGCCCTGCTGCAGGGGCTCGAAGCGCCGGCGGGGCCCGGCGCGGGGGGTCGCTTGCCCCCCCTGGGCGGTTACGTGGCGACCACGCCCAAGGACCGGGGGGAGGTGCTACTGGCCAGCGACGAAGGGGATCCCGTGCTGGCCGCCTGGTTCTACGGCCTGGGCCGGGCGGTGGCGTGGACCGCGCCGACGGCGGGCGAAGGCGTGGCCGCCTGGCTGGGCAACCCGAACCGCTTCGCCCGGCTCTGGGCCAACGTGGCCGACTGGCTCCTGGAAGAACGCGGCGGCGCCGAGGCCCCCTGGCGGGTCGAGGCGCGGGCGACGGCACCGGGCACCGTGACGGTGACGGTGCAGGGCTCGCCGCCCCTGGCCGGGCGCGTGCGGATCGGCCAGGCCACCGCGCCGCTGCTGCCCGTGGCCGCCGGCCGGTCGGAAGCCGTCGTGCCGGTGGCGGAGCCGGGCATCTACCCGGTGATCGTCGAACCCGCACCGCCATTCGCTCAAGAGGAGCCGGCCGCTAGGGAGGGCGGTGTGGGGGCGCCCAGCGGACCGGAGGACGGAGCGGGGGACGAAACCGGCAGAAGAGCGGCGGCCTCGGACGGTACCGTTGCCCTCCGCACCACCGTGGCGGTGCCCTACCCGGCCGAGTTCCTCCTGGCGGGAGCCGACCCGGCCCTTCTCGAAGCCCTGGCCGCGGTGACCGGGGGAAAGGCGATGGGTTTGGAGGAGTTCGACCCTGCGGAGGTGCTGGATCCGGCAGGGGTGCCCGCGCCCCCTGGGCGGCGACCGCTGTGGCCCTACCTCCTGCTGGCCGCGGCCCTCCTGCTGCCGGCCGACGTGGCCGCCCGGCGGCTGGGGTGGGAGTGGGGTAGGAGGACCACGGTGCCCGGGATGGCAGGGAGGGTGATCGGCGGGGTGCGGGCCGTGCTGGGGCACCTGCCCGGAGGCGCGCTCCGCCGCCGGCCGCAGCCGTACCCGAAGGCCAACCCAGCCCCGGACGCGGCCGGGGACGGGGGGTCCGGCAGCGAGCGCATCCCAGGGGCGGGCGCCGGCTGGAAGATCCGCCCTGCCACGCCCAGTCCGGGCCCCGCCAGCCCGACCGGCGGCGCTCGTCCCGCCGGTGGGGCGGAAGCCGTCGAAGGTGGGGCCGCGACCTCCAGCCCGGCCGGCGACCCCCGTCTCGCCACCGGCGGCGGGTCCACCACCGCCATCCGCCCTGCTGCCGGTGCGAGTCCCGTGGCCGGTGCCCGTCCCGCCACCGGCGCCCGCTCGGAAACCCGCGACCACCGGCCGCAAACCGGCCCGGCCCCCCAGCCCGCGCACCAGGATGCCGACCTGGTCCGCCTGCACGCGGCGCGCCAGCGTTCGCGAGTCCGTGCCGCCCAGCGGGTTCGCCGGCACGTCGACCCGCCGCCCGGATCGCCGTCGTAACGGGTCGCCGCCCCCCGCCGCGACGCCTTGGCCGGCGCGCATCGTTTCCGTCCCGGCGTGAGATCGCCGTCGTAACGGGTCGCCGGCCCCCGGCGCGACGCCCCGGGCGTCGGAGTCCCCGGGGGCGGGGCCGCGCGCACCCGCCCCATGCCACCCGGGGGCTCCCCGGCGCTCTCGGATGCTGCTCCCAGGGGCCGGGCCTTGGGGTGGCGGCCCTTCTGTCCGGCGGCGCGGCCGCCGGTGGTGCACGGCGTTTACACATCTTTTACAGCCCCCTTAAAGGGCCGCAACACCGGCGGGGTACCGTAGCCATTGCCAACCCGCGCCGAAGCGGGTTGAGAAAGGGGGCGCATCATGAACAGCCACCGCAGGTGGTTGGGCGGCCTGCTGGGGGCCGGGATGCTGGCCGCCGCCGCGGCGGGGGTGATGACCGCCCGGGCCGGCGCGGCCGAGCTGGCGTCCGGCACCGTGGCCGCCCCGTGGCGTGGCGTCGCGGTGTTGCCGGTGGCAGCGGATGGCGGTACCGCGACCGGCGGTTCCTCCCAGGATGCCACTTCGGCGCAGGATGCCGCCGGCACGGCCGATGCCGCCCAGGGCACGGCGGCGGACCCGTCGTCCCTGACGGCCACCTTCGTCCAGCGTCTGGCCGAGGCGCTGGGCCTGACCCGGGACCGGGTGGACGCCGCCATCCGGGACGTGCTCGCCGGGATGGTGGACGAGGCCGCCCAGAAGGGGCAGCTCTCGTCCGAGCAGGCCGCCGCCCTGCGCCAGCGCATTGCCCAGGGGCAGTACCGGCTGGTGCCGCCCATGGGCGGCCGCGGCCACGGATGGGGCGGCAAGCACGGGCGGCACGGCGGGTTCTTCCCCGGTGAAGGCCACGGGGCGAGCCTCGCCGGCCTGCTGCAGTCGGTGAGCGACACGCTGAACCTGACGCCGGGCCAGATCCTGGACCAGCTGTGGCAGGGCAAGACCCTAGCGCAAATCGCGCAGGAGCAGGGCGTCTCCCGCCAGCAGGTCAAGGACGCCATCGTCAGCCAGGCGAAGCAGCGCCTGGACGCAGCCGTCACCGCCGGGCGCCTGACCCAGCAACAGGCCGACCAGTGGCTGCAGCGTCTGGAGGAACAAGCCGACGCGTTGCTGGACCGGCAGTTCACCCCGCCCGGCGCCGCCCACGACGGTGAAGCCGGCGCGTCCGGTTCCGCCGCGGCCGGCGGTACCGGCCCCGCCAGTGCCGAACCCATGGGCACGGGCTCGCGCACGACGGGGACGTGGGGCGTCATCCCGCCGGAGGGTGGGGCGGACGGCGTCGCCGGCGTGATGTGACCTTACCGCCGCGAGAAGGTTGCCGCCGGGATGGGGAGTGGCACCAAGGGACACGGCGGGCGGGCCCCATGGGGGGCCCGCCTTGCTTGAACGCCGCTTCGTCGACGCCGGCTGGGCAGAACGGCGAAACCGCCGGCCCAGCGGGGCTTCGCGGTCGGCCTTCAAGCCCGAGGTCTTGACCCCGGTTGCTGGCTCGGGTAGAATAGCGAACGTCTGTTTGGATTTGCCAGCATGCGGTACCGGGAGGCGCCCTCCTCCGGCCGATGACCACCCGTCCATCCCGTGCACACGACGGTGGCCCGCTTGGGGCCCGCTTCACGCCGTACGCCTTCCTCCTGGCCGCCGCGGTGGAGGGTACGGCCGGCGTGGCGGTGTATGCCTACGGGCCGGTCTTCATGCGGCAAGCCCTGGGCGAGCCGCGCCTGGCGGTCATCACCCTCGCCCTGGCCCTGGCCTCCCTGGCCACCTTCGTGATGGCGGGGCGCTGGGGCCGGTGGGGTGACCTGACGGGACGCCCGGCGCGGCTGGTGGCGGCGGGCTTGACGGGTGGTGCCGGCGCCATGGCCCTCCTGCCGGTGGTACCGTCCTCCCCCGCCTTCGCGGCCCTGATGGTGGCCACCACCGCCTTCCTGGCGGCGGTGATGCCCCTGTCCGTCGCCTGGCTCACCCTGCGCCACCCCGACCGGCCCGGTGAGGCGGCGGCGCGCCTCTACCGGGCGCGGTCCGTGGGCTGGGCGGCCGGCAGCTTCGGCAGCGGCTGGCTGGCGGAAGCGGCGGGCATGGCCGGGGTCCGGCTGTCCTTCCTGCTTTGTGCCGGGCTCGCCCTGCTGGCGGCGGTGGTGGTGGGCCTGGTGGCCGCGGGACCGCAAACCCCGCCTGCCCTGGCGGCCTCCGCGGCCGCGCTTGGCCCGGCCGGCACGGCGCATGCAGCGTCTCGATCCGGAAGGTTCACGCGGGGACGAACCCAGCCCGATGGGCCGGAAGAGGCGGGCCCGCCAAACCTGCACAACCTGCCCGATCCACCCGCCCCCACGGCCACGCCCGCGCCCGCCCCTGCCGTCCCCCTTCCCTCCCCCGCCAGCCCGGGCGGGGTGGAAGGTCGGCCCATCTGGCGCTACCCGGCGGTGGTCGCCATCGCCGCCGCCGTGCTCTTCACGGCGTCGGGGAATGAAGCCTTCTTCGCCGTGTTCGGCCCGTACCTGACGGAGTACCTGGACGGCAGCAGCGGGCAGGTCGGGTGGGCGCTGGGCCTCGCCAGCACCCTCGGCATCCTCATCATGGCGCCCGTGGGCCGGCTGGCCGACCGGTGGGGGCCGCGGCGGGTCTTCACCCTGGGCATCGCCGGGTACGTGGCGATGTACGCCCTGATCACCGCCTTCCGCACTCCGCTGGCCACCGTGGCGGCCTTTGCGCTGCCCCTCTATCCCTTGACCGCCACCGGCGCCACCGGCGTGATCAGCCGGACCATTCCCCCGGCCCGGCGGGGCGAAGGGGTCGGGATCTATGAAGGCAGTGCCGCCCTGGCCGCCTCTCTGGGCAGCGTGGCCGGCGGGCTGGTGGCGGACCTGGCGGGATTGGCCAGCGTACCGGTGGTGTCCCTGGCGCTGGCCGGGGTTGGGGCGCTGGTGGCGTGGCGGTGGGTCGCCCGCACCGGCGAGGCGTGACGGCCGCCGCCCGGATGGAGCGGGGCGGGGGGGTCTTCTCCCACCGCGGGTTCTTCCCCGCGCCGCCGCCTGGATGGGACCGGGCGGATCCGGCACCATCCCGGCCGGTGGCCGGGCTTGAGCCGTTCACCGCCCCTCGTCCTCCCGCCGCAGGATGCTCAACAGCTCCCCTGCCCGCTCGTGGGGCAGCGCCGACCGGAGCCGCTGGCCGTCCCAGAACCCACACCCCACGGCGTGGCCGCGGTACCGCAGGACGATCCAGCCCCGCCGGACCAGAGGCGCCTCCGGCGGGGCACTGATCTGCCGGCCCTCCAGCAGGGCTTGCAGCTCCTGGCGGTCGAGGTCCACCACGTTGCGGGTGGCTCCGGCCGCCCACTGCATCAGGCCGAAGCTGGTGGGCTTCCAGGTGGCGCCGTGGCCCCGAACCAGCCGAATGCCCGCCGACCATACCGCTTCCCACCCGGGCACCCGGGGCAGCGCGGCCAGCCAGATGCCCTGGTCCTCGTTGCCGTAGGCGTAGGCCCCCTCGAGCACCGACTCGTCCAGGCCGAACGCCTCGCCGAGCCACGCCACCACCCGCTGCCGCAAGCCGGCGTCGGCCTCCACCCAGCCCGTGCCCGGGCGGGCAGGTACCCCGGAACGCGCCGCGGACGCCTTCCTGCTGCCTTCCCCCCCGCCTTCCGCGCCCGGTTCTTCCCACGGGACCGGACCCCGCTTGCGCAGCCGGGCCACGAACATGCCGCCCGAGTCCAGGTGGTGGGGATAGATGCGGCGGCACGCCTCGACCTCGGGCCGGAACCGCTGCCCCTCCCACGCCGTCACGCCGGCGACCCCGGGCAAGGCCGGCGGCAGGGGCTCGACGGTCACGCTGCCCTCCGCCGCCCGCAGGACCTGGTCGACCACGGCCTCGTTCTCCTCGGGGGCGAAGGTGCAGGTGGAGTACACCACCACCCCGCCGGGCCGGACCAGGGCCAGCGCGCGGCGGAGCAGGGCCAGCTGCACCGCCGGGAGCCGCCGCCGCTGGTGCCGTCCCACCCCCTGCCGGGCGCGGGCGCTGCGGCGGGCGTTGCCCTCGGCGGAGCAGGGCGCGTCGACGAGCACCCGGTCGAAGGCCAGCCCGCCGGGGAACTGCCGGCCGTCGGCCCGGGTGATCACCGCCGACGTCACCCCCAGGCGCTGAAGGTTGTGGGAGAGAGCGGCAAGGCGCCGCGGGTCGGGGTCGTTGGCCACCACCATCCCCCGGTTGCCCATGCGCTCCGCCATCTGGGTCGACTTGCCGCCCGGCGCCGCGCTCAGGTCCAGCACCGTCTCGCCGGGCTGGGGGTCCAGGGCCAGCACCGGCACGGCCGCGGCCGCCTCCTGCAGGTAGAACCGGCCGAGCCAGTGCTCCAGGGTCAGGGCGGGGGAGAAGGGCTCCTCCGCCACCCGCCAGAGGTCGGGGTACCAGTCGTAGGGTTCCAGGCGGAAGCCGCGTTCTTCCAGGCGGGCGCGCAGGGCGGCCGGATCCGCCTTGAGCCGGTTGACCCGCAGGGCAGCGGGCTGGGGGCGGATCAGGCTGGCCTGGAAGGCATCCCAGTCGTCGATGATGGAGCGGTATCGTTCGAACACGGTCGCCGGCACCGGCGCGTCCTCCCTCGCTATTAAACTTACCGGATTCACCGCGTCGTCCCGCGGGGGGCCGGGTCGGGCCGATCCCCCGGCTCCACCGCGCCCGGCGGAACCACGGCCTTGCGGCCTTCCGGCCCTCCGGCCCGGCACCGCGAGCTCGCCCCTGCCGGTGCTGTCGAAGCTGACGTCGAAGGAGGAGCAGACCTTCCAAACAACCCTAGGCTCGGCCCTGCTGTCGCCGCCGAAGGGGTTGCGGTCCCTCCGGCTCCCGGCCGCCCGGACCCGCCGAGGAACCGGGCGCGCCCAGAAAGGGTCTTGCGTATGGAAGGGCGAACCAGTTCTCGGCCGCAGGCTGCGGGCCGCGGTCGTCCCCGGCGAACGGGCAGCACCATCCTGCGGCAGCACCCATGCTGCGTGGCCGAAGTCTCCCCAAGGGGGGATCGCCATGGACCCCACCGCGACCACCGCGGCGACCCCGACCGCCGCCACCCCCGGCGGCATCGAGCTGGAGCACGTGGGGAAGAGCTTCGATGGAGGGAATACGTGGGTCGTCCGGGACCTCACCTGGCGGGTGGAACCCGGCCGCATCACCGGGCTTCTCGGCCCTAACGGCGCGGGCAAGACCACCACCCTGCGCATGATCGCCGGCATCCTGCCTCCCGACCGGGGCACGATCCGGGTCGGCGGCGTCGACGTCACCCGCCAGCCCCTGGACGCCAAACGCCGCATCGGTCTGGTCCCCGACGCGCCGGCCCTCTACGACCGCATGACGGGGGCCGAGTTCCTCCGCTTTCTGGCCGACGTGTACGGGGTGCCCACCGCCCACCGCACCCGGCGGATGGAAGAACTAGGCCGCCGGCTGGGCATCGGCGATTGGGTCCACAGCCCCATCGCCCGATACTCCCTCGGCCTGCGCCAGCGGCTGCTGCTGGTGGGTTCGTTGCTCCACGACCCCCCGGTGTGGATCCTGGACGAGCCCATCGTGGGCCTGGATCCCGAGGCCGCCCGGGCCCTCAAGGATCTGATGGTCGAGCGCAGCCGCCGGGGCGGCACCGTGCTGATGACGACCCACCTGCTGGAGGTGGCCGAGCGGCTCTGCGACGTCGTGGCCATCATGCACCGGGGCCGGCTCATCGCGGAGGGGTCGCCGGCGGACCTGCGGCGCCGGTTCGTCCGGGAAGGAGGGGAGGAACCGGCCGCCCGCCCGGCGGCGGCCGGCCTGCCGGCGGACGCCGGCCTGGAGGACGTGTTCCTGTTGCTGACCCGGGAGCCGGCACCCGGCGGGACGGACGAGCCCGGGCCCGGGCGACACGCTCCGGGAGGGAGCCGGTGATGGGCGGCTGGTGGGGGCAGGCGGTTTGGACCCGCGGCGCCGCCCGCCAGCTGTGGGCGCTGCTGTCGGTCCAGTTCCGGCAGACCTACACCCCGGTGCCCGACCGGACGGGCGTGTGGAAGCTCAACCTGGTGCTCGGAGGCGCGGGCATGGCGTGGGTCAGCTGGATCACCAGCCGGACCCTGTACGACCGCCTGGTCGCCACTGGCCACGCCGAACTCTGGCTGCCGCTGGTCCTCCTCGGCCTGTCCCTCGTGTCCCTGGCCGCCGCCCTGTCGGGACTGGGCAGCGCGTTCTTCCACTTGCGCGACCTTCCCCTGCTGGCGGCGCTGCCGGTGCCGCCGGGCATCCTGGCTGCGGCCAAGCTGCTGGTCGCCCTGGTGGGAGAGTGGATCGCCTTGATCCCCCTGGCCCCGGCCCTCCTGCCCGGGGCGCTGGCGCAACACGCCGGTCCCGGATTCTGGCTGCGGGCTGTGCCAGTCCTGCTGGTGCTCCCGCTGCCCTGCCTCGCCGTGGCCGCGGTGGTGATCCTCCTCATCGCCCGGCTGGTGGCCGGTCACCGGCAACAGGACGCGGTGGTGGTGGCGGCGAGCCTGGCGGGCGTGCTGACCCTGTCGATCCTGGTGCCGTTTTTTCTACTGGGGCCCGTGCCGGGATTTGTCCCGGGTCCCCCGGTTCCGCAGGGTCCCCAGGGCCCCGATCCCGCCACCCAAGCCTACTGGGACGCCGTGGCGTCGCGGGTCGAACGCATCCTGACCCACGGTCTGCCGCACCTTCTCTGGGCGGCCGGCTTCATGCTGCCAGGAAGTGCGGCCCAGGCCGCCGGCAGCTTCGCCGGGCTGGTCGCCGTCGCCCTGGGAGCGGCCGCGGTGGCCTGCCTGGTGGCGGCGGCGGTGTTGCCGCGGACGCTGGCCGGCGCCCTCACGATGCCGTGGACCGCCGGCGCCACCCGGCGAGGGCCCTGGCCGGCCGCCGGGCGAGGGCCCTGGCGGGCCCTGCCGGGCGCCCGCCGGAGCCCCTTCCGCGCCCTGGTCGCCCGCGAGCTCAGCACCTGGCGGTCACCCCAGGAAGGTCTCGCGGTCCTGTTCATCGCCGTGTTCTATACCTGGCTCTTCGGCCGGCTCCTGGGCGGCCCCTCCCTGCAGGACCTGGCGGGTCCGGCTCCGCCTCCGGCCCCCGTGACCCCGGGGGTCGCCTGGAACGTACTCTCGACGACGGCCCTGTCCACCGCCCTGGCCCTCTCCGTCGTGGTGCCGCGGGCAGCCGTGAGCGCCGAGGGCCGCCGGTTCTGGCTCTCCCTGGCCATCCCCGTGGAACCCTGGCTGCAGCTGGCCGCCAAGCTGGCTGTCCAGACGGCCATGGCGCTGGTGGTGGCCGGGCCCACAGCCGTGGTCCGAGGCCTGAATGCCGGCCTGGCTCCGCCGGCCTGGGCGTGCCTGGCCGTCACCGTTTCCGGCACGCTCGCCCTGCTCAACGCCGCCTCCCTGCTGCTCGACGCCGGCCAGCCCGACCTCCGCGGCGCCAGGGAGGAACAGGCGCCGCGCCGCTTCGGCATCGTGTTGCTGCTGGTCTGGGGAGGTTGGATGCTCGGGCTGGTGCTCGTCACGCTGGCCCTGCAGGCCACGGGCAGCGGCCCCTTGACGCTGGCCGGCCTGGGAGCGTGCGTGGTGGCCGGTGTGGGGCTGGCCCTATGGGTGCTGCGGAACGAGGCTGGGCGCTCCTACCGGCGCATCGTGCCGCCGGCGTAGACGGGCCACAACAGGCTAGGGCGGCCGGTGAGCGCTCGTCCCCCGTCGCCGCTCACCACCCCGCCATCCGCCGGTCACCCATTCGCCGTTGCCACCGGCGCCCAAATGTGCTGAAATGGAACCTGCAACGCAGCCGGCACAGCGCAGGCAATCTTGCTTTTCCGCCTCGGCCGCCTATCGCCGTCCAGAGGCGGTCGGGGCGGGCTTACACCCGTGCGCCGAGGCCGGCATAAGGCCGTCAAGGGGCAACGCCGCGCCGCCGGGAGCCCGGGCCGCTTCGGTCCGAAGGCGCCTGCAGGGCCGCGACGCCCGGCCGCATTGGGGGTAAGAACCCGCCATGGACGCGCGCTTCCGGGACGACTACGAACCCGCACCCCACGTCAGCCGCAAGGTGGCGCCGGTGGTGCACCGCAACCTGCCCGCCGCCCAGCTGGTGGAACTGGCCCTGGCCCGGGGCGAGGGTCAGCTCAGCGACACGGGCGCCCTGGTGGTCACCACGGGCAAGTACACGGGCCGGTCGCCCAGGGACAAGTTCATCGTCGACGAGCCGTCCGTGCACCCGCACATCGGTTGGGGTTCGGTGAACCAGCCCTTCCCGCGGGACCGGTTCGACCGGCTCTACGAGCGGGTCCAGCAGTACCTGCGCCAGCGCAACCACTTCATCTTCGACGGGTTCGCCGGCGCCGACCCCGCCTACCGGCTGCGGGTGCGGGTGGTGACGGAGTACGCCTGGCACAGCCTCTTCGCCCGGCAGCTGTTCCTCCGCCCCGAACCCGAAGAGCTGCGCGGTTTCGAGCCGGACTTCACCGTGCTCTACGCGCCCACCTTCCACGCCGACCCGCGCACCGACGGGACGCGCTCGGAGACCTTCATCCTGGTCAGCTTCGAGCGCCGGGTCGTCCTGATCGGGGGCACCGAGTACGCCGGTGAGATCAAGAAGTCGATCTTCAGCGTGCTCAACTACCTCCTGCCCGAGCGGGGCGTGCTGCCCATGCACTGCTCGGCCAACGTGGGGCCCGACGGCGACGTGGCCCTGTTCTTCGGCCTGTCGGGGACGGGCAAGACCACGCTGTCGGCCGACCCGGAGCGGCGCCTGATCGGCGACGACGAGCACGGCTGGTCGGAGCGGGGGATCTTCAACTTCGAGGGCGGATGCTATGCCAAGTGCATCAACCTGTCGCGGGAATACGAGCCCCAGATCTGGAACGCCATCCGCTTCGGCGCGGTGCTAGAGAACGTGATCCTGGACCCCGCCACCCGCCGCCCCCTGTACGACCGGGCGGATCTGACCGAGAACACGCGGGCCGCCTATCCGGTCGAGTTCATCGACGGCGCGGTGATCCCGGGCGTGGCGGGCCACGCGCGGACCGTGTTCTTCCTCAGCGCCGACGCCTTCGGCGTGCTGCCGCCCATCGCCCGGCTGACGCCGGAGCAGGCCATGTACTACTTCCTGTCGGGCTACACCAGCAAGCTGGCGGGCACCGAGCGGGGCGTGACCTCGCCCGAAGCGACCTTCTCGACCTGCTTCGGCGAGCCGTTCCTGCCGCGGCGGCCGGTGGAGTACGCGCGGATGCTGGGCGAGAGGCTGCGGCAGCACGGGACCCGGGTGTACCTGGTCAACACGGGCTGGACGGGCGGGCCCTACGGCGTCGGCAACCGGATGAAGCTGCCCTACACGCGGGCCATGATCCGGGCCGCACTCCGGGGGGAGCTGGACGGTGTCGAGCACCGGACCGACCCGGTCTTTGGGCTCGCCGTGCCGGTGGCCTGCCCGGGCGTGCCGTCCGAGGTGCTGGATCCGCGGTCCACATGGGCCGACCCCGAGGCCTACGACCGGCAGGCCCGGGAGCTGGCCGCCCGCTTCGTGGAGAATTTCCGCCGCTTCGAGGGCGTCTCGGAGGAGATCCGGGCCGCGGGGCCGCGGGTGGGGTAGTCACGCGCCCCCGTCGGGAGCGCATGCCCAAAACGTGTAGGCAAAGGAGACCCGAAGCCAAAAACAACAAGACGTGCAGGCAGAAGGGATACGACGAACCAGATCCACTGATGGCTCACGGGGCCCGGACGGTCGATCGGCCGGGCCCCGTGGCGCTCTTCAAAGCGCGCGTCCTACCGGCACCCCGACGAGCACCGCGAACGGACGCAGGCGCTCCTCGGGAGCCGACGAGCCCCCCTCGGTGCGGCGGAAGCGGCCGTAGAGGCCGCGCCGACCGCAGACCCGATCAACGCCGAACGATCCCGGGCCACCGAGGCGACAAGCTACCGCCCACCGACGTTCCGCTTGGCAATGTCGCCAGCCAGGGGACCCGTGGCCAATGCTTTCAGAGTCTGCCGGTCGCTACAGTACTCTGCCTCGACAAACTGGACCGCCACCGAACGAACCGCCCGGTCTCTCCACAAGTGCGGTTGCATCAGGAAGGGGACAAATTTTCCACGGCCGATGTTCTATTCAAACCGCGGAAGATGCTTGGGGGCCGTGGTCGATGGAACCTTGGGGCGAGGGTCGGCGTGTACGAGGGGATGAGTGTCCCTGGGGATCCGCCTACGGACACGCTCTGCACCCGGGCATCATCCGTATGATCGAGATTTCCAAACACGGTCTGTCCATGGAGCCGGCATTCTCGGACGACAAAACGGCCACCCGACGACGCATACGGACGTCCCCGCCCGATTGCCTGCGCTCAGCGTTCACCGGCCGCAGCCACTCCAGTTAGAACCAGTCAGGCAAGCCCAAGGGCAGGGCGTCTCGGGCGACATCCTCTCCGACCGTTTCCCAGCAATCCGCTGGTACGGGCCCGTCCACGCGGTACCGGCCGACGCCCCGCCCCGATCCCCGCTCATCCCGAACTCTCAATGCGCTTTTGGATCC
Proteins encoded in this window:
- a CDS encoding VWA domain-containing protein, which produces MSFDHPWLLLLLIVPVAVALGWPGAGGGDGLGRRLWPAFPSGFLRPGRWRPGRRQVGPGRPRRPWPGRWRPGRLLRAGRLLRAVALACLILALAGPTLPLPAGGLAVAVVVDRSASMEPALDQVTAAVNHLLAASAGSGLGGHGVQVAVISAGAAADVERSPAPLPQPPLAPWSTPARREATDLAAALRLAAGTLPPDHRRRVVLISDGRATQGDAVAEARALAAAGIVLDTVVITPQPGPDLAVTGVKAPATARPNRPVAVEVTVRASQPGPARLHLLAGDEAVASQAVQLAAGENRFILTATPRRPGTWALRAVVEPVAPAVDGEPANNSYDALVEVEGTRPVLVLSPEPDSALARVLRAQGIPVESRTPAQRPADLAGWSRYGAVVLENVPAHQLGEDAMADLERFVRDLGGGLVMAGLPDTFGPGGYTGTPVERALPVDTDLRSRKNLPTVALALVIDRSGSMEGVKLEMAVEAARRVAQLLTPADRLGVILFDTQAYVTRPIEPVDSAGQVEAAFPSVAGGGTSLGVGLEAALHLMKDVRADVRHVIALTDGVSEPFDVAGTARAFHEQGITVSAVAIGADADTTTLGWLAQEGGGQLYVAADPGQIPSLITRDTALSTRQFIVDRPFLPVVTASPAPGGPGALLQGLEAPAGPGAGGRLPPLGGYVATTPKDRGEVLLASDEGDPVLAAWFYGLGRAVAWTAPTAGEGVAAWLGNPNRFARLWANVADWLLEERGGAEAPWRVEARATAPGTVTVTVQGSPPLAGRVRIGQATAPLLPVAAGRSEAVVPVAEPGIYPVIVEPAPPFAQEEPAAREGGVGAPSGPEDGAGDETGRRAAASDGTVALRTTVAVPYPAEFLLAGADPALLEALAAVTGGKAMGLEEFDPAEVLDPAGVPAPPGRRPLWPYLLLAAALLLPADVAARRLGWEWGRRTTVPGMAGRVIGGVRAVLGHLPGGALRRRPQPYPKANPAPDAAGDGGSGSERIPGAGAGWKIRPATPSPGPASPTGGARPAGGAEAVEGGAATSSPAGDPRLATGGGSTTAIRPAAGASPVAGARPATGARSETRDHRPQTGPAPQPAHQDADLVRLHAARQRSRVRAAQRVRRHVDPPPGSPS
- a CDS encoding MFS transporter, whose amino-acid sequence is MAVYAYGPVFMRQALGEPRLAVITLALALASLATFVMAGRWGRWGDLTGRPARLVAAGLTGGAGAMALLPVVPSSPAFAALMVATTAFLAAVMPLSVAWLTLRHPDRPGEAAARLYRARSVGWAAGSFGSGWLAEAAGMAGVRLSFLLCAGLALLAAVVVGLVAAGPQTPPALAASAAALGPAGTAHAASRSGRFTRGRTQPDGPEEAGPPNLHNLPDPPAPTATPAPAPAVPLPSPASPGGVEGRPIWRYPAVVAIAAAVLFTASGNEAFFAVFGPYLTEYLDGSSGQVGWALGLASTLGILIMAPVGRLADRWGPRRVFTLGIAGYVAMYALITAFRTPLATVAAFALPLYPLTATGATGVISRTIPPARRGEGVGIYEGSAALAASLGSVAGGLVADLAGLASVPVVSLALAGVGALVAWRWVARTGEA
- a CDS encoding RsmB/NOP family class I SAM-dependent RNA methyltransferase — translated: MPATVFERYRSIIDDWDAFQASLIRPQPAALRVNRLKADPAALRARLEERGFRLEPYDWYPDLWRVAEEPFSPALTLEHWLGRFYLQEAAAAVPVLALDPQPGETVLDLSAAPGGKSTQMAERMGNRGMVVANDPDPRRLAALSHNLQRLGVTSAVITRADGRQFPGGLAFDRVLVDAPCSAEGNARRSARARQGVGRHQRRRLPAVQLALLRRALALVRPGGVVVYSTCTFAPEENEAVVDQVLRAAEGSVTVEPLPPALPGVAGVTAWEGQRFRPEVEACRRIYPHHLDSGGMFVARLRKRGPVPWEEPGAEGGGEGSRKASAARSGVPARPGTGWVEADAGLRQRVVAWLGEAFGLDESVLEGAYAYGNEDQGIWLAALPRVPGWEAVWSAGIRLVRGHGATWKPTSFGLMQWAAGATRNVVDLDRQELQALLEGRQISAPPEAPLVRRGWIVLRYRGHAVGCGFWDGQRLRSALPHERAGELLSILRREDEGR
- a CDS encoding ABC transporter ATP-binding protein — protein: MDPTATTAATPTAATPGGIELEHVGKSFDGGNTWVVRDLTWRVEPGRITGLLGPNGAGKTTTLRMIAGILPPDRGTIRVGGVDVTRQPLDAKRRIGLVPDAPALYDRMTGAEFLRFLADVYGVPTAHRTRRMEELGRRLGIGDWVHSPIARYSLGLRQRLLLVGSLLHDPPVWILDEPIVGLDPEAARALKDLMVERSRRGGTVLMTTHLLEVAERLCDVVAIMHRGRLIAEGSPADLRRRFVREGGEEPAARPAAAGLPADAGLEDVFLLLTREPAPGGTDEPGPGRHAPGGSR